One Planctomycetia bacterium genomic region harbors:
- the argS gene encoding arginine--tRNA ligase, which yields MSDAGTSTARVNFRAALRGMFHGAIHALAADGTLALAADEIPALLEQVRETADAKFGDYSGTMAMALAKRAGRKPRDVAAAIAGRLVEQPGYATLFEPPGDPVGPGFINVRIRAAALAAAVTAAVRDARLGVAPVAAAETIVIDFSSPNVAKPMHVGHIRSTVIGDALSRILRFRGHRVITDNHLGDWGTQFGMILWGWKRLRDDEAFAADPTAELGRLYRLVRKVADAKPEELAADPEAAALAAKHPEAGREVLAETAKLHAGDAENRALWERFMPICRAEIDRLYDRLGVTFDHTLGESFYQPLLAAVVTDLLDTGLARESRGAVGVFLGGDDEPPLLVRKADGAFLYATTDLATIAWRLEHWHPDRILYVVDHRQGQHFEQVFETARRRGFGDVQLVHVAFGTVLGEDGRPFKTRAGDTVGLEALLDEGVERAARVVGSGDEARAGMNDADRRHVAETVGIGAIKYADLAQNRTTDYVFSFDKMLQLTGNTAAYMQYAVARVEGIFAKGSIDRETLREGSPAVIVSDPRERALALKLVRFAEVLEDVEADYRPNLLTGWLFELAGCYSTFYDALPVLKAQGAERDSRLAVCDLTGRVLRTGLELLGIGTVERM from the coding sequence ATGAGCGACGCGGGCACGTCGACGGCCCGCGTGAATTTCCGCGCGGCCCTGCGGGGAATGTTTCATGGGGCCATCCACGCGCTCGCGGCCGACGGCACGCTCGCACTCGCGGCCGACGAGATCCCCGCGCTCCTCGAGCAGGTCCGCGAGACCGCCGATGCGAAATTCGGCGACTATTCGGGCACGATGGCGATGGCGCTGGCGAAGCGGGCCGGCCGGAAGCCGCGCGACGTCGCCGCGGCGATCGCCGGGCGGCTCGTGGAGCAGCCCGGCTACGCGACGCTCTTCGAGCCCCCCGGTGATCCGGTGGGGCCGGGGTTCATCAACGTCCGCATCCGCGCCGCCGCCCTCGCCGCGGCGGTCACGGCCGCCGTGCGCGACGCGCGGCTCGGCGTCGCCCCGGTCGCCGCGGCCGAGACGATCGTCATCGACTTCTCCTCGCCAAACGTCGCCAAGCCGATGCACGTCGGCCACATCCGCTCCACGGTGATCGGCGACGCGCTCTCCCGAATTCTGCGGTTTCGCGGGCATCGGGTCATCACCGACAACCACCTCGGCGACTGGGGCACGCAGTTCGGCATGATCCTCTGGGGCTGGAAGCGGCTCCGCGACGACGAAGCCTTCGCCGCCGACCCGACCGCCGAACTCGGCCGCCTCTACCGGCTCGTCCGCAAGGTGGCTGACGCCAAGCCGGAGGAACTCGCCGCCGACCCCGAAGCCGCGGCCCTGGCGGCGAAGCATCCCGAGGCCGGCCGCGAGGTGCTCGCCGAGACGGCGAAACTCCACGCCGGCGATGCGGAGAACCGGGCTCTTTGGGAGCGGTTCATGCCGATCTGCCGCGCCGAGATCGACCGCCTCTACGACCGGCTCGGGGTCACGTTCGACCACACGCTCGGCGAGAGCTTCTATCAACCGCTGCTCGCCGCCGTCGTCACCGACCTCCTCGACACCGGCCTGGCCCGCGAGAGCCGGGGAGCGGTGGGCGTGTTCCTCGGCGGCGACGACGAGCCGCCGCTCCTCGTCCGCAAGGCCGACGGCGCATTTCTCTATGCCACCACCGACCTGGCCACGATCGCCTGGCGGCTCGAGCACTGGCACCCCGACCGCATCCTGTACGTCGTCGATCACCGGCAGGGGCAGCACTTCGAGCAGGTCTTTGAGACCGCCCGGCGCCGCGGCTTTGGGGATGTGCAGCTCGTCCATGTCGCCTTCGGCACGGTGCTCGGCGAGGACGGCCGGCCGTTCAAGACCCGGGCCGGCGACACGGTGGGGCTCGAGGCACTGCTCGACGAAGGAGTGGAACGGGCGGCCCGGGTCGTCGGCTCCGGCGACGAGGCCCGCGCCGGCATGAACGACGCCGACCGCCGGCACGTCGCCGAGACCGTCGGCATCGGTGCGATCAAGTACGCCGACCTCGCCCAAAACCGGACCACCGACTACGTCTTCAGCTTCGACAAGATGCTGCAGCTCACCGGCAACACGGCCGCCTACATGCAGTACGCCGTGGCCCGCGTGGAGGGCATCTTCGCCAAGGGGAGCATCGACCGGGAAACGCTCCGGGAGGGCAGTCCCGCCGTGATCGTGTCCGATCCGCGGGAGCGGGCCCTGGCCCTGAAGCTCGTCCGTTTCGCCGAGGTGCTCGAGGACGTCGAGGCCGACTACCGGCCGAACCTGCTCACCGGCTGGCTGTTCGAACTCGCCGGCTGCTACTCGACGTTCTACGACGCCCTGCCGGTGCTCAAGGCGCAGGGGGCGGAGCGGGACAGCCGGCTCGCCGTCTGCGACCTCACCGGCCGGGTGCTGCGCACCGGGCTCGAGCTGCTCGGCATCGGCACCGTGGAGAGGATGTAG
- a CDS encoding membrane protein has protein sequence MDIVLFIVVGLVAGWLAGVLMKGSSYGVVGDIVVGVLGALIGGALFQRLGISSGGGLAGAIVVATVGAVILLVILRLINQARGGRVTL, from the coding sequence ATGGATATCGTCCTGTTCATTGTGGTCGGATTGGTGGCCGGGTGGTTGGCCGGCGTGCTCATGAAGGGGAGCAGTTATGGCGTGGTGGGGGACATCGTCGTCGGTGTCCTTGGTGCCCTGATCGGCGGAGCCCTCTTCCAACGACTCGGGATCTCGAGTGGCGGGGGCCTGGCCGGGGCGATCGTGGTCGCCACCGTCGGAGCCGTCATCCTGCTGGTCATCCTCAGGCTCATCAACCAGGCTCGGGGCGGCAGAGTGACGCTGTAG
- the obg gene encoding GTPase Obg, with translation MFVDRVHIDVAAGNGGRGMCSFRREKYIPFGGPDGGDGGSGGSVILRAEPGVDSLAALAHRRQWRAETGASGGPANCRGRDAEDLVLLVPPGTVVIDKGSGLVLRDMSAAGESIVAARGGAGGRGNVHFKSSTNRAPRQTTPGEKGEIRRLLLELKVIADVGLVGKPNAGKSTLLSRLSRARPEIADYAFTTKAPILGIVAVSRDRSFVLADLPGLIEGAHAGVGLGHEFLRHVERAGILVHVVEPFPADGTEPLANYLAIRDELVRYDATLGDRPEIVILSKAELPDAAAVREALAAAIGREVLAVSAVTGAGLDALVRAAVRELDREPCAPAAGATPASAEPGRGSGGP, from the coding sequence GTGTTCGTGGATCGAGTCCACATTGACGTCGCCGCCGGCAACGGCGGCCGGGGCATGTGCAGCTTCCGCAGGGAGAAGTACATCCCCTTCGGCGGCCCGGACGGCGGCGATGGCGGCAGCGGCGGCAGCGTGATCCTCCGCGCGGAACCGGGGGTCGATTCGTTGGCCGCGCTCGCCCATCGGCGGCAATGGCGGGCCGAGACCGGCGCCAGCGGCGGGCCGGCGAACTGCCGCGGCCGCGATGCAGAGGACCTCGTGCTCCTCGTGCCCCCGGGCACGGTCGTGATCGACAAGGGATCGGGGCTCGTGCTCCGCGACATGTCCGCTGCCGGCGAGTCGATCGTCGCCGCCCGCGGCGGCGCCGGCGGCCGCGGCAACGTTCACTTCAAGTCCTCGACGAACCGCGCCCCGCGGCAGACGACGCCGGGCGAGAAGGGGGAGATCCGCCGGCTGCTCCTCGAACTCAAGGTCATCGCCGACGTCGGCCTCGTCGGCAAGCCGAACGCCGGCAAGAGCACGCTCCTCTCTCGGCTTTCCCGCGCCCGGCCCGAAATCGCCGACTACGCGTTCACGACGAAGGCGCCGATCCTCGGCATCGTGGCGGTGTCCCGTGACCGGAGCTTCGTGCTCGCCGATCTCCCCGGTCTCATCGAGGGAGCCCATGCCGGTGTCGGCCTCGGACACGAATTCCTTCGCCACGTCGAGCGGGCGGGGATTCTCGTCCACGTCGTCGAACCGTTTCCGGCCGATGGCACCGAGCCGCTGGCCAACTACCTGGCGATCCGGGACGAACTCGTCCGCTACGACGCGACGCTCGGCGACCGCCCCGAAATCGTGATCCTGAGCAAGGCCGAGCTGCCCGACGCCGCTGCGGTGCGCGAGGCACTCGCCGCCGCCATCGGCCGCGAGGTGCTGGCCGTGAGCGCGGTGACCGGGGCGGGGCTCGACGCGCTGGTCCGCGCGGCGGTCCGGGAACTGGACCGCGAGCCGTGCGCACCGGCGGCCGGGGCGACACCGGCCAGCGCGGAGCCCGGCCGGGGGAGTGGCGGGCCATGA
- the rpmA gene encoding 50S ribosomal protein L27, giving the protein MAHKKGQGSSRNGRDSNAQRRGVKRFAGEQVQAGNILVRQVGTKFHPGSNVGMGTDYTLFALSDGVVMFDREGRRVNVVSGTPA; this is encoded by the coding sequence ATGGCACACAAGAAGGGTCAGGGTTCGAGCCGCAATGGTCGCGACTCCAACGCGCAGCGGCGGGGTGTGAAGAGGTTCGCCGGCGAGCAGGTGCAGGCCGGCAACATCCTCGTTCGCCAGGTGGGCACCAAGTTTCATCCCGGCTCGAACGTCGGCATGGGCACCGACTACACCCTCTTCGCGCTCTCCGATGGCGTCGTGATGTTCGACCGCGAAGGCCGACGGGTGAACGTCGTTTCCGGCACACCGGCCTGA
- the parA gene encoding chromosome partitioning protein ParA has product MAMRSIAVANQKGGVGKTTTSVNLAVALSRLGKRVCLIDLDPQAHATLHLGVQPGTGAVSAFDVLAGGQSLEAATVPIDDRLSLVPSHIDLSAAELALAGVAGRESILRDRLAADPRCSGAATQPQAFDALVIDCPPSLGLLSLNAMAAVGEVLLPLQPHFLALHGLSKLLETIELVADRVNPSLRLLGVVLCMYEGSTKLATEVARDVGEFLAAAPGGHRAWAGGRLFNARVRRNIRLAEAPSFGQSIFDYAPDSHGAEDYAALALEVDRAAHDAREPTRRVA; this is encoded by the coding sequence ATGGCCATGCGTTCGATCGCCGTCGCGAACCAGAAGGGCGGGGTGGGCAAGACCACCACATCGGTCAATCTCGCCGTGGCGCTGTCGCGGCTCGGGAAGCGAGTCTGCCTGATCGATCTCGACCCCCAGGCCCATGCCACGTTGCACCTCGGCGTGCAGCCGGGGACGGGCGCGGTCTCTGCGTTCGACGTGCTGGCCGGCGGGCAGTCTCTCGAGGCGGCGACGGTGCCGATCGACGACCGCCTCAGCCTCGTGCCCTCGCACATCGATCTGTCAGCGGCCGAGCTGGCCCTGGCGGGCGTTGCCGGCCGGGAGTCGATCCTCCGCGACCGGCTGGCGGCCGATCCCCGCTGCTCGGGCGCCGCGACGCAGCCGCAGGCTTTCGACGCCCTGGTGATCGATTGCCCGCCGTCGCTCGGCCTGCTGTCGCTCAACGCGATGGCCGCGGTGGGCGAGGTGCTGCTGCCCCTGCAACCGCACTTCCTCGCCCTCCACGGGCTCAGCAAACTGCTCGAGACCATCGAACTGGTGGCTGACCGCGTCAATCCCTCCCTGCGCCTGCTCGGAGTCGTGCTTTGCATGTACGAGGGGAGCACGAAACTGGCCACGGAAGTGGCCCGCGACGTGGGGGAATTTCTCGCGGCGGCACCGGGTGGGCATCGTGCCTGGGCCGGTGGCCGTCTGTTCAACGCCCGCGTCCGACGCAACATCCGGCTTGCGGAGGCTCCGAGTTTCGGACAGTCGATCTTCGACTACGCACCGGATTCTCACGGAGCCGAGGACTACGCCGCCTTGGCGTTGGAGGTCGACCGGGCCGCCCACGATGCCCGCGAGCCGACACGGCGGGTGGCCTGA
- the aroB gene encoding 3-dehydroquinate synthase → MATIRLHLPSEEPPGPDQAASMARENRSYDIVVGPGVIVGIGPALKAAAASRALLIADAAVLETHAARVAESLRSAGITTESIAVPSGEAAKSLDQAGRLWDACARLAIDRQTHVVAVGGGVVGDLAGFVAATFARGLPVWQVPTTVIAQVDSGIGGKTGINLDAGKNLVGAFWQPRGVFADIDVLATLPDREFASGFAEVVKYGMILDAGFFEWLEENASRIMAREPSPLTAAVERSAALKALVVERDERETTGLRVALNYGHTFAHAIETVFGYGALLHGEAVAIGMARAARLAAMLGRLPEAVVDRQDRLLTLLSLPTALSAGINPTAEKPAADALIDVMRRDKKSLAGRLRFVLPDRIGHVELVDGIPETLVRRALGD, encoded by the coding sequence GTGGCCACCATCCGCCTGCACCTGCCGTCAGAAGAGCCGCCCGGCCCCGATCAGGCGGCCTCGATGGCCCGCGAGAATCGCTCCTACGACATCGTGGTCGGCCCGGGAGTGATCGTCGGAATCGGCCCCGCCCTGAAGGCCGCTGCCGCCTCCCGTGCGCTGCTGATCGCCGATGCGGCGGTGCTGGAAACCCATGCCGCGCGGGTGGCCGAATCGCTGCGATCGGCCGGGATCACGACGGAATCGATCGCCGTGCCCTCGGGCGAAGCCGCGAAATCCCTCGACCAGGCAGGCCGGCTCTGGGATGCCTGTGCCCGTCTCGCCATAGACCGACAGACCCACGTGGTGGCGGTCGGGGGGGGCGTGGTCGGGGATCTGGCCGGATTCGTCGCCGCGACGTTCGCCCGCGGCCTCCCGGTGTGGCAGGTTCCCACGACCGTCATCGCCCAGGTCGACAGCGGAATCGGCGGAAAAACCGGGATCAACCTCGACGCCGGCAAGAATCTGGTCGGTGCCTTCTGGCAGCCGCGGGGGGTGTTCGCCGACATCGACGTGCTGGCAACGCTCCCGGACCGGGAGTTCGCCAGCGGATTCGCCGAGGTGGTGAAGTATGGAATGATTCTCGACGCCGGTTTCTTCGAATGGCTGGAGGAAAATGCCTCCCGAATCATGGCCCGGGAACCATCCCCGTTGACCGCGGCGGTGGAACGCTCCGCCGCCCTCAAGGCGCTGGTGGTCGAGCGCGACGAACGCGAGACGACCGGACTTCGGGTGGCCCTCAATTACGGCCACACCTTCGCCCACGCGATCGAGACGGTTTTCGGCTACGGCGCTCTGCTCCACGGCGAAGCGGTCGCCATCGGCATGGCGCGGGCCGCCCGGCTGGCCGCCATGCTCGGTCGGTTGCCGGAGGCCGTCGTTGACCGCCAGGACAGGCTCCTCACTCTGCTGTCGCTGCCGACAGCGTTGTCGGCCGGGATCAACCCGACGGCGGAAAAACCGGCAGCGGACGCCCTGATCGACGTGATGCGCCGGGACAAAAAATCCCTCGCTGGCAGGCTGCGATTCGTGCTGCCAGATCGAATCGGCCACGTCGAACTCGTCGACGGCATTCCCGAGACCTTGGTCCGCCGGGCACTCGGCGACTGA
- a CDS encoding ABC transporter ATP-binding protein: MMATTATDGKQAGTDMAIRVRGVTREFGNGGAVTRALRGVDLDVPYGELLLLVGPSGCGKTTLVSIIAGTLAPSAGAVVVLGHDLGGMRNGAKIRFRRENVGFVFQAYNLLPALTAAENAAVPLLIAGWRRRDAVEKAADVLEVLGLGDRLASLPSELSGGQQQRVAIARALVHEPRLLVCDEPTSALDAENGRITMELIARLAVQPNRAVIVVTHDSRIYSFADRIASMEDGRIETVAAGPHGADGSGTMPPWRHPHTSP, from the coding sequence ATGATGGCGACGACGGCGACGGACGGGAAGCAGGCCGGCACGGACATGGCGATCCGGGTCCGGGGCGTGACCAGGGAATTCGGCAACGGCGGCGCCGTGACCCGGGCGCTGCGCGGCGTCGACCTCGACGTCCCGTACGGCGAACTGCTGCTCCTCGTCGGCCCCAGCGGCTGCGGCAAGACGACGCTGGTGTCGATCATCGCCGGGACGCTGGCGCCCAGCGCCGGCGCGGTGGTCGTGCTCGGCCACGACCTCGGCGGCATGCGCAACGGCGCCAAGATCCGCTTCCGCCGGGAGAACGTCGGCTTCGTGTTCCAGGCCTACAACCTGCTCCCGGCCCTGACCGCTGCCGAGAACGCGGCGGTGCCGCTGCTGATCGCGGGCTGGCGGCGGCGGGACGCGGTGGAGAAGGCGGCCGACGTGCTCGAGGTGCTCGGTCTCGGCGACCGGCTGGCCAGCCTGCCCAGCGAACTCTCCGGCGGCCAGCAGCAGCGCGTGGCGATCGCCCGGGCGCTCGTGCACGAGCCGCGCCTGCTCGTCTGCGACGAGCCGACCAGCGCCCTCGATGCCGAGAACGGCAGGATCACCATGGAACTGATCGCGCGGCTGGCGGTGCAGCCGAACCGGGCCGTGATCGTGGTCACGCACGATTCGCGGATCTATTCCTTCGCCGACCGAATCGCATCGATGGAGGACGGCCGGATCGAGACGGTCGCGGCGGGGCCGCACGGCGCGGATGGATCGGGTACGATGCCGCCATGGCGGCATCCTCATACGAGCCCGTGA
- a CDS encoding ABC transporter permease codes for MLWIAWKMLIGNRVKYLGIVFGVVFAALLIAQQSSIFCGLMSLTVSQIRDVQGPAIWVMDRQVQYVDDIKPLADTELFRVKSVPGVAWAVRFYKGMARARLEEGSFEQIMLLGLDDATLIGAPAGIFMGSIADLRKPDAVIMDDAGYRRTWPGQPYRLGRVFEMNDRRAVLVGLTKASRSFTSFPIVYTRYSQAITFAPPERKVLSFVLADAEAGVPVAEVCRRIADRTGLQALTREQFFEKTIRYYLAKTGIPVNFAITVFLGFLVGTAIAGQTFYLFTVENIRQFGALKAMGTGNWTILGMVLAQALQVGLIGYGVGVGLAAVFGRFVQGASRLAFFMPWQVPAVTAVAVFVIVLLASLLSIRKVLVIDPAIVFRG; via the coding sequence ATGCTCTGGATCGCGTGGAAGATGCTGATCGGCAACCGGGTGAAGTACCTGGGCATTGTGTTCGGCGTGGTCTTCGCGGCCCTGCTCATCGCCCAGCAGTCGTCGATCTTCTGCGGGCTGATGTCGCTGACCGTGAGCCAGATTCGCGACGTGCAGGGCCCCGCCATCTGGGTCATGGATCGCCAGGTGCAGTACGTGGACGACATCAAGCCGCTGGCCGACACGGAACTGTTTCGCGTCAAGAGCGTGCCGGGCGTCGCCTGGGCGGTGCGGTTCTACAAGGGCATGGCCCGGGCCCGGCTCGAGGAGGGAAGCTTCGAGCAGATCATGCTGCTCGGGCTCGACGACGCGACGCTCATCGGCGCCCCGGCCGGCATCTTCATGGGCTCGATCGCCGACCTGCGCAAGCCCGACGCCGTGATCATGGACGACGCCGGCTACCGGCGGACCTGGCCGGGGCAGCCCTACCGGCTCGGTCGGGTGTTCGAGATGAACGACCGCCGGGCGGTGCTGGTCGGGCTGACGAAGGCGAGCCGGAGCTTCACCAGCTTCCCGATCGTCTACACGCGGTACAGTCAGGCCATCACCTTCGCTCCCCCGGAGCGCAAGGTGCTGTCCTTCGTGCTCGCCGACGCCGAGGCGGGCGTGCCGGTCGCGGAGGTCTGCCGGCGGATCGCCGACCGCACCGGGCTTCAGGCCCTGACGCGCGAGCAGTTTTTCGAGAAGACGATCCGCTACTACCTCGCCAAGACGGGCATCCCGGTGAACTTCGCGATCACCGTGTTTCTGGGCTTCCTCGTGGGGACGGCCATCGCCGGGCAGACGTTCTACCTGTTCACGGTGGAGAACATCCGCCAGTTCGGGGCCCTGAAGGCGATGGGCACAGGCAACTGGACGATCCTCGGCATGGTGCTGGCCCAGGCGCTGCAGGTGGGGCTGATCGGCTACGGCGTCGGTGTCGGTCTGGCGGCGGTCTTCGGCCGCTTCGTGCAGGGGGCCTCGAGGCTCGCGTTCTTCATGCCCTGGCAGGTGCCGGCGGTCACCGCCGTGGCGGTGTTCGTCATCGTGCTCCTCGCCAGCCTGCTCTCGATCCGCAAGGTGCTTGTGATCGATCCGGCGATCGTGTTCCGCGGCTGA
- the recQ gene encoding ATP-dependent DNA helicase RecQ: MQEQIDTAAAPLPVDARIAEVLGRWWGFDRLRPLQAEAIAAALAGRDSLVVMPTGGGKSLCYQLPPLVGETTDVVVSPLVALMKDQVDALEAIGYPAAAIHGGMSQDERAAVRDRLAAGDLRLLFTAPERLVNTGLLDLLARVGVRRFAIDEAHCISQWGHDFRPEYRQLALLRERFPAASIHAFTATATPRVRDDILRQLNLRDPAVLVGTFDRPNLVYRVVPRADRVSQVLRILGRHQGEASIVYCISRKETERIAARLAAEGILARPYHAGLDARERHATQEAFSAETIDVVVATVAFGMGIDRSDVRLVLHTSLPKSVEAYQQETGRAGRDGLAAECVLLYSSADVFSWESLVRKSAAESDLDAAEQERHIAAQIEHLHAMRRYAQAARCRHAALSEYFGQAYAPSACGACDVCLGETGSLADATVTAQKILSCVARVGERFGVRHVCEVLRGARTDGILRHGHDRLSTFGLLAALEQRTAENLVHQLLDQELLSRSPGDRPVVMLNAKSWEVLRGSREVVLLEPQAGKARTTKVEADDWEGVDRDVFERLRRWRRRVAEARGKPAWTILDDKALRAIAHDKPASPAALLRCKGIGEKRLADFGAAILDLVAGTEPRE; this comes from the coding sequence GTGCAGGAGCAGATCGACACCGCCGCCGCACCTCTCCCCGTCGACGCCCGCATCGCCGAGGTGCTCGGCCGCTGGTGGGGCTTCGACCGGCTCCGGCCCCTGCAGGCCGAGGCGATCGCGGCGGCCCTCGCCGGCCGCGACTCGCTCGTCGTCATGCCGACGGGAGGGGGCAAGAGCCTCTGCTACCAGCTGCCGCCGCTGGTCGGGGAGACGACCGACGTCGTGGTCTCGCCGCTCGTCGCCCTGATGAAGGACCAGGTCGATGCGCTGGAGGCGATCGGCTACCCTGCCGCGGCGATCCACGGGGGCATGTCGCAGGACGAGCGGGCGGCCGTCCGCGACCGTCTCGCCGCCGGCGACCTGCGGCTCCTGTTCACCGCCCCGGAACGGCTCGTGAACACGGGGCTGCTCGACCTCCTCGCCCGCGTCGGCGTCAGGCGGTTCGCGATCGACGAGGCCCACTGCATCAGCCAGTGGGGGCATGACTTCCGCCCCGAGTACCGGCAGCTCGCCCTGCTGCGCGAGCGGTTTCCCGCCGCCAGCATCCATGCCTTCACGGCCACGGCCACGCCGCGGGTGCGCGACGACATCCTGCGGCAGTTGAACCTGCGCGATCCGGCCGTCCTCGTCGGCACGTTCGACCGGCCGAACCTCGTCTACCGGGTCGTGCCCCGGGCCGATCGCGTTTCCCAGGTGCTGCGCATCCTCGGCCGCCACCAGGGGGAGGCCTCGATCGTCTACTGCATCTCGCGGAAGGAGACGGAGCGGATCGCGGCCCGGCTCGCCGCCGAGGGAATCCTCGCCCGCCCGTACCACGCCGGCCTCGACGCCCGGGAACGCCATGCCACGCAGGAGGCGTTTTCGGCGGAGACGATCGACGTCGTGGTGGCGACCGTGGCTTTTGGCATGGGGATCGACCGCTCCGACGTCCGCCTCGTCCTCCACACCTCGCTTCCCAAGAGTGTCGAAGCCTACCAGCAGGAGACGGGGCGGGCGGGCCGCGACGGACTGGCCGCCGAGTGCGTCCTCCTCTACTCCTCGGCCGACGTCTTCAGCTGGGAATCGCTCGTCCGCAAGAGCGCCGCCGAGTCGGACCTCGACGCCGCCGAGCAGGAGCGGCACATCGCCGCGCAGATCGAGCACCTGCATGCCATGCGCCGCTACGCCCAGGCGGCCCGCTGCCGGCATGCCGCCCTCTCGGAGTACTTCGGCCAGGCCTACGCCCCATCCGCGTGCGGCGCCTGCGATGTCTGCCTCGGGGAGACGGGGAGCCTCGCCGATGCCACGGTGACGGCCCAGAAGATCCTCTCCTGCGTGGCCCGGGTTGGCGAGCGGTTCGGCGTCCGGCACGTCTGCGAGGTGCTGCGCGGGGCCAGGACCGATGGCATCCTCCGGCATGGGCACGACCGGCTCTCGACGTTCGGCCTGCTCGCCGCGCTCGAGCAGCGGACGGCGGAGAATCTGGTCCACCAACTGCTCGACCAGGAACTGCTCTCGCGGAGTCCCGGCGACCGTCCGGTCGTGATGCTCAACGCGAAGTCATGGGAGGTGCTGCGCGGCAGCCGCGAGGTCGTGCTCCTCGAACCGCAGGCCGGCAAGGCGCGGACGACGAAGGTCGAGGCCGACGACTGGGAGGGCGTCGACCGCGACGTCTTCGAACGGCTGCGGCGCTGGCGCCGCCGTGTTGCCGAGGCCCGGGGGAAGCCGGCATGGACGATCCTCGACGACAAGGCGCTGCGGGCGATCGCCCACGACAAGCCGGCCTCCCCCGCCGCCCTGCTCCGCTGCAAGGGGATCGGCGAGAAGCGGCTCGCCGACTTCGGCGCCGCGATCCTCGACCTCGTCGCCGGGACCGAGCCCCGGGAGTAA
- a CDS encoding ABC transporter ATP-binding protein, protein MPLLCVTDLEAGYGPIRALDGVSLDVEPGELVSIIGANGAGKSTLLMAISGIVPARRGTIEFAGRPLAGLAPHEIVRLGVSQVPEGRRIFPRLTVRENLELGGFTRDDRGQLSRDLEEACGLFPLLAERMGQLGGTLSGGEQQMLAIARALVGRPRLLLLDEPSLGLAPLIVAKVFEVIAALAARGIAVILVEQNARAALKIASRGWVLETGRVTLTGSGAELAADRRVRDAYLGEG, encoded by the coding sequence ATGCCGCTGCTCTGCGTGACCGATCTCGAGGCGGGGTACGGGCCGATCCGGGCGCTCGACGGCGTGTCGCTCGACGTCGAGCCGGGGGAGCTGGTGTCGATCATCGGCGCCAACGGCGCCGGCAAATCGACGCTCCTGATGGCGATCTCGGGGATCGTGCCGGCGCGGCGCGGGACGATCGAGTTCGCGGGCCGGCCGCTCGCCGGCCTCGCGCCTCACGAGATCGTGCGGCTCGGGGTCAGCCAGGTTCCCGAGGGCCGCCGGATCTTCCCCCGACTGACGGTCCGCGAGAACCTCGAACTCGGCGGCTTCACGCGCGACGACCGCGGCCAGTTGTCTCGCGACCTGGAGGAGGCCTGCGGGCTGTTTCCGCTGCTCGCCGAACGCATGGGACAGCTCGGCGGCACGCTCTCGGGGGGCGAGCAGCAGATGCTGGCGATCGCCCGGGCGCTCGTCGGCCGGCCGCGGCTCCTGCTTCTCGACGAGCCGTCGCTGGGACTGGCGCCCTTGATCGTGGCCAAGGTCTTCGAGGTCATCGCGGCCCTCGCGGCCCGCGGGATCGCCGTCATCCTCGTCGAGCAGAACGCCCGGGCCGCGCTCAAGATCGCGTCTCGGGGCTGGGTGCTGGAGACCGGCCGCGTCACGCTCACGGGCAGCGGCGCCGAACTCGCCGCCGACCGGCGCGTTCGCGACGCATACCTTGGCGAGGGCTGA